A stretch of DNA from Bernardetia sp.:
GCCCTCAAATGCTTCTCAAGATGGCTTTTGTAGAAGAGAGTAAAAATAATTATCCTAAGGCTCTGTATTATCTCAATCTACATTACAGAATTAGCCCAGACAAACAAGTGCTTAGTAAGCTAGAGGAACTTGCCAAAACCTATCAGTTGGATGGCTATGAATATACCGACAAAACTTATTTTTTATCGCTCTATGATTCTTATAGGTGGTATATCATTGTATTTTTTGGAATTATGATATTTTTAATGGCTATTTGGCTTATTAGTAGAACACGACAAGAACGAACGATTGTTCCTCCACTAGCTGTCGGTTTTTCGTTTGTGGTTCTTTTGCTTATACTTCATAACTTTGCTACTCAGCGTACACTTGGCATTATTCAGAATGATTATACTACCTTTGTTGAAAATCCTTCGGCTGCTTCTCCTGTTTTGAAAGTGGTAAAAAAGGGAAATCGTTATCCTGTTTTAGAAAAAGAAG
This window harbors:
- a CDS encoding SH3 domain-containing protein; its protein translation is MMQNIITKKIKTLHFFCQFVFRTCLFAFFIGISFFSYAQNDVLLKRGDSLFSAGRYQEALTTYTHLLSQKKEFSPQMLLKMAFVEESKNNYPKALYYLNLHYRISPDKQVLSKLEELAKTYQLDGYEYTDKTYFLSLYDSYRWYIIVFFGIMIFLMAIWLISRTRQERTIVPPLAVGFSFVVLLLILHNFATQRTLGIIQNDYTTFVENPSAASPVLKVVKKGNRYPVLEKEDSWYKVTIDNQVGYIRLHNTLVVQ